The proteins below come from a single Miscanthus floridulus cultivar M001 chromosome 1, ASM1932011v1, whole genome shotgun sequence genomic window:
- the LOC136552443 gene encoding uncharacterized protein, producing the protein METLVISEQRSHQLHHSSGRRKKASSASPHFSSPQSTHGYHAGNCRAFHSGITIGILPSPPAQGVARTRSSPEPKTPKQQQLHHGKKRSRAISISPSTSPPSRPELWAGPGFCNSPPPSSLPIPKFSLHQKRSVSLEFPPADRSDDEEVPVHAKSAPSSPTAGSGVTFFSGTDATIATENLRRILHLKIEDN; encoded by the coding sequence ATGGAGACTCTGGTCATCTCGGAGCAGCGCAGCCACCAGCTCCACCACTCCTCAGGTCGCCGGAAGAAGGCGTCATCAGCATCGCCCCATTTCTCGTCGCCTCAGTCCACACACGGCTACCATGCCGGCAACTGCCGGGCCTTCCACTCCGGCATCACCATCGGCATCCTGCCATCCCCGCCCGCGCAGGGGGTTGCACGGACCCGCTCCTCCCCTGAGCCCAAGACACCGAAACAGCAGCAGCTTCACCATGGGAAAAAGCGCAGCCGAGCAATCTCTATAAGCCCTTCGACGTCCCCGCCCTCTCGCCCTGAGCTCTGGGCTGGCCCGGGGTTCTGCAATTCGCCGCCTCCCAGCTCCCTACCAATACCCAAGTTCTCCCTCCACCAGAAGCGCAGTGTCTCACTTGAGTTTCCACCTGCTGACCGGTCAGACGACGAAGAGGTGCCTGTGCATGCCAAATCAGCACCTTCATCGCCGACTGCAGGCTCAGGTGTTACCTTCTTTAGTGGTACTGATGCTACCATTGCAACAGAGAATCTGAGGAGGATCCTTCACCTGAAAATTGAGGATAACTGA